A genomic segment from Pectinophora gossypiella chromosome 27, ilPecGoss1.1, whole genome shotgun sequence encodes:
- the LOC126378950 gene encoding uncharacterized protein LOC126378950: MFVYVSVHTIYIQVLLLYETVDRTILCYSVCGFTGSFSWTFLSPVGATNTFLVVVTATMTRGGSVRSAMFGIMSASGAFLGLAFWRALFTWPGEKKTGSSSGPIGVAKYSSRCCWTAATWGVFAVGFGENCFSRHSAKISALSWALYLGWPFSLCSGRTASFFVPRFLHRRCIEGRSSSIEAIWLSHDIAALVTSSAFTLAVRRFSCDLRVGQLVSCHCRRTLRFSSSRARIRGGRESLLSPLGTVCEAAVNALSKSAVSDLAARSTSSAVETGPVWDFSSSSATKISQLTKVRLRGASTLVGSSSSVSRTGRWLEGRSGRTS, encoded by the coding sequence ATGTTTGTATATGTGTCTGTACACACTATATATATCCAGGTATTATTATTGTACGAGACTGTAGACCGCACTATACTATGCTATAGTGTTTGCGGGTTCACTGGTTCATTTAGCTGGACGTTTCTCTCGCCTGTGGGCGCGACCAATACCTTTTTGGTCGTCGTCACCGCCACTATGACTCGCGGGGGAAGTGTCCGCAGTGCCATGTTTGGAATCATGTCAGCGTCCGGGGCCTTCTTGGGCTTAGCTTTCTGGAGAGCTCTCTTCACCTGGCCGGGTGAGAAGAAGACGGGGTCCTCTTCCGGTCCAATCGGCGTTGCGAAGTACTCTTCCAGATGTTGTTGGACTGCAGCCACGTGGGGTGTGTTTGCAGTCGGGTTCGGGGAGAATTGTTTTTCGAGGCACTCGGCGAAGATCTCCGCCCTGTCTTGGGCCTTGTACCTCGGCTGGCCATTCTCGTTATGCAGCGGGCGTACTGCTTCCTTCTTCGTGCCAAGATTTTTACACAGACGATGTATAGAGGGAAGATCGTCATCAATCGAGGCGATATGGCTGTCCCACGACATTGCGGCGTTGGTCACCAGCTCCGCCTTCACTCTGGCTGTGAGGCGGTTTAGTTGCGACTTGAGGGTAGGGCAGTTGGTGTCATGCCACTGCCGCCGTACTCTGCGCTTCTCCTCTAGTAGAGCGCGTATTCGAGGCGGGAGGGAGAGCCTCCTCTCGCCTCTCGGTACGGTGTGCGAGGCAGCTGTCAATGCGCTGTCTAAGTCGGCGGTCAGTGACTTGGCGGCTCGTTCAACTTCATCAGCTGTGGAGACTGGGCCGGTGTGGGATTTCTCCTCCAGCTCTGCGACGAAAATCTCCCAGTTGACGAAGGTGCGGTTGCGGGGTGCTAGTACCCTGGTGGGGAGCTCATCCAGTGTTAGCAGGACCGGTCGGTGGTTGGAGGGGAGGTCTGGAAGGACCTCTTGA